One segment of Venenivibrio stagnispumantis DNA contains the following:
- a CDS encoding 6-carboxyhexanoate--CoA ligase: MSYFSIKMRASLENKHISGAERVVKKEKIQDVLKDIYEKISHKQFDNINIKIELIKDIFFIDKPLEIKDYKFDSPIEANNFAIEILSKETGIKKECIEKLINLIHTGASENKDNMRGAMIVNQNCERLEKDRNRGVRTTNVDFSDREKFKEFLYKKGYTERTLDALAIATKNLNYPDILAEYCISDEPDYITGYIAIKNQYIRITPLKKLGNPKGGRIYFVKNNTDIEDLYDYLQNKTFLIKV, from the coding sequence ATGAGCTACTTTAGTATAAAAATGAGAGCATCTCTTGAAAATAAGCATATTTCCGGTGCAGAAAGGGTTGTAAAAAAAGAAAAAATTCAAGATGTTCTAAAAGATATATATGAAAAAATAAGCCATAAACAATTTGATAATATAAATATAAAAATAGAGTTAATAAAAGATATTTTTTTCATAGATAAACCTCTTGAGATTAAGGATTATAAATTTGACTCTCCAATAGAAGCTAATAATTTTGCAATAGAGATATTATCAAAAGAAACAGGTATTAAAAAAGAATGTATCGAAAAATTAATAAATCTTATCCATACCGGTGCATCGGAAAACAAGGATAATATGCGGGGAGCTATGATTGTTAATCAAAATTGTGAAAGATTAGAAAAAGATAGAAATAGAGGAGTAAGGACAACAAATGTAGATTTTTCAGATAGAGAAAAATTTAAAGAGTTTCTTTATAAAAAAGGTTATACAGAAAGAACCTTAGATGCTTTGGCTATAGCAACAAAAAATCTAAACTATCCTGATATATTAGCAGAATATTGTATATCAGATGAACCGGATTATATAACCGGATATATAGCTATAAAAAATCAATATATAAGAATAACTCCCTTAAAGAAACTCGGCAACCCAAAAGGTGGCAGAATATATTTTGTAAAGAATAATACAGATATTGAAGATTTATATGACTATCTCCAAAATAAAACTTTTCTTATTAAAGTTTGA
- a CDS encoding TatD family hydrolase → MTDTHAHLDMVENFEEEISKLNYILTIGCDKEEIHKAIEIAGRYENVYASIGYHPYDINDITLEDVENLKQLINPKVVAIGETGLDYYRDKTPKDKQKLFFEKHIEISIELNLPIVVHSREANIDTMDILEHYKKDKGILHCFGGDKLMLKRALDLGFYISFAGNITYPKADNLREMIKYVPLDRLLLETDSPYLAPQKVRGKPNRPSYIFYTLEFVSNLLNKSPSQIEEITDNNFKRLINQTISI, encoded by the coding sequence ATGACAGATACCCATGCACATCTTGATATGGTAGAAAATTTTGAAGAGGAGATATCAAAACTTAATTATATATTAACAATAGGTTGTGATAAAGAAGAGATACATAAAGCAATAGAGATAGCCGGTAGATATGAAAATGTTTATGCTTCTATCGGCTATCATCCTTATGATATTAATGATATAACCCTTGAAGATGTAGAAAATCTAAAACAGCTTATAAATCCCAAAGTAGTAGCCATAGGTGAAACCGGTCTTGATTATTATAGGGATAAAACTCCAAAAGATAAACAAAAATTATTTTTTGAAAAACATATAGAAATATCCATAGAGCTCAATTTACCAATTGTTGTCCATTCAAGAGAAGCAAATATAGATACAATGGATATTTTAGAGCATTATAAAAAAGATAAAGGTATTCTCCATTGTTTCGGTGGAGATAAGCTAATGTTAAAAAGAGCTTTAGATTTAGGTTTTTATATATCTTTTGCCGGAAATATCACATATCCAAAAGCAGATAATTTAAGAGAGATGATAAAATATGTTCCACTTGATAGATTATTACTTGAAACAGATTCTCCATATTTAGCACCTCAAAAAGTAAGGGGAAAACCAAACAGACCTTCATATATATTTTATACCTTAGAATTTGTATCAAATTTATTAAATAAATCTCCCTCCCAAATAGAAGAAATCACAGATAATAATTTCAAAAGATTAATCAATCAAACAATTTCTATATAA
- the ftsH gene encoding ATP-dependent zinc metalloprotease FtsH: MQLSKSLFIWFLIGAMMILAFNIFGSKQITDNEVSFTDFIRMVNDKKIREATVKGEELVAVTEDGKRVETVVPQGYSKIYDILSENGVQVKVLSSESSSWLITLLVSWLPILLFIGLWIFMMRQMSGGGGGRGAFSFAKSRAKVYIEEKPNVKLDDVAGMDEIKEEVKELIDFLKDPSRFQKLGGRAPKGILFYGDPGVGKTLLAKAIAGEANVPFISISGSDFVEMFVGVGAARVRDLFETAKKHAPCLVFIDEIDAVGRARNGVGFGGGHDEREQTLNQLLVELDGFDSNEGIIVIAATNRPDILDSALLRPGRFDRQISVPKPDVKGRYEILKVHVKKKNIPLDKDVDLGIIAKATPGFSGADLANVVNEAALLAARRRKDKVGMKEFEDALDRIMMGLERKGMAITPKEKEKIAYHEVGHALVGVMLEEADPLHKVSIIPRGMALGVTVNLPQEDRHIYSKKDLMARILMLFGGRAAEEVFYGKDGITTGAENDLMRATELAYRIVASWGMTDTIGPIHVSTTRSNPFMINQSPEISEETARKIDEEVNKLLREAYEKAKNIIETYKDAAVAVVNLLLDKETITCEEMFAILREYNVPVLNRCRKVENELIISDSARPDIPPSEKIPLPV; the protein is encoded by the coding sequence TTGCAACTCTCAAAGAGTTTATTTATATGGTTTTTAATCGGTGCAATGATGATTCTTGCATTTAATATTTTTGGTTCTAAGCAGATTACTGATAACGAAGTTTCCTTTACTGATTTTATAAGGATGGTAAATGATAAAAAAATTCGTGAAGCCACTGTAAAAGGAGAAGAACTTGTAGCCGTAACAGAAGATGGTAAAAGAGTAGAAACGGTTGTTCCACAAGGATATTCTAAGATATATGATATTCTTTCTGAAAATGGAGTTCAGGTAAAGGTCTTATCTTCGGAATCAAGTAGTTGGCTTATAACTTTATTAGTTTCATGGCTTCCTATTTTGCTATTTATAGGTCTTTGGATTTTTATGATGAGGCAAATGTCCGGTGGCGGTGGTGGAAGAGGTGCATTTTCATTTGCAAAAAGTAGAGCAAAAGTTTATATAGAAGAAAAACCAAACGTTAAATTAGATGATGTTGCCGGAATGGATGAGATAAAAGAAGAAGTAAAAGAACTTATAGATTTCTTAAAAGACCCTTCAAGATTTCAAAAACTTGGTGGAAGGGCTCCTAAAGGAATCTTATTTTACGGAGACCCAGGGGTTGGTAAAACTTTACTTGCAAAAGCAATAGCCGGTGAAGCAAATGTTCCATTTATATCTATTTCCGGTTCTGATTTTGTAGAAATGTTTGTAGGTGTAGGAGCTGCAAGGGTTAGAGATTTATTTGAAACAGCTAAAAAACATGCTCCTTGCCTTGTATTTATAGATGAGATAGATGCAGTAGGAAGAGCAAGAAATGGAGTAGGTTTTGGCGGTGGCCATGATGAAAGAGAACAAACTTTAAACCAATTACTTGTTGAGCTTGATGGATTTGATTCAAATGAAGGAATTATTGTTATAGCTGCAACAAACAGACCGGATATATTAGACTCTGCATTATTAAGACCCGGTAGATTTGATAGACAAATATCTGTTCCAAAACCGGATGTAAAAGGTAGATACGAAATATTAAAAGTTCATGTTAAAAAGAAAAACATACCTCTTGATAAAGATGTAGATTTAGGAATTATAGCAAAAGCTACTCCTGGATTTTCCGGAGCAGATTTAGCTAATGTAGTAAACGAAGCAGCCCTACTTGCAGCAAGAAGAAGAAAAGATAAAGTTGGAATGAAAGAGTTTGAAGATGCTCTTGATAGAATAATGATGGGATTAGAAAGAAAAGGAATGGCAATTACACCTAAGGAAAAAGAAAAAATAGCTTATCATGAAGTTGGACATGCACTTGTTGGTGTTATGCTTGAAGAGGCAGACCCATTACATAAAGTATCTATAATTCCAAGAGGAATGGCTCTTGGTGTAACCGTAAATTTACCGCAAGAAGATAGACATATCTATTCTAAAAAAGATTTAATGGCAAGAATATTGATGCTTTTTGGTGGAAGAGCAGCAGAAGAAGTTTTTTATGGAAAAGATGGAATTACTACCGGAGCAGAAAATGATTTAATGAGAGCAACAGAGCTTGCTTACAGAATAGTTGCATCTTGGGGTATGACAGATACAATAGGGCCAATACATGTATCCACAACAAGAAGTAATCCATTTATGATAAATCAATCTCCTGAAATAAGTGAAGAAACTGCAAGGAAAATAGATGAGGAAGTAAATAAATTATTAAGAGAAGCTTATGAAAAAGCTAAAAATATAATTGAAACATACAAAGATGCTGCTGTGGCAGTAGTTAATCTATTACTTGATAAAGAAACAATAACCTGTGAAGAGATGTTTGCAATTTTAAGAGAATATAATGTTCCTGTTTTAAATAGATGTAGAAAAGTAGAAAATGAATTGATTATATCCGATTCGGCAAGACCGGATATTCCACCATCTGAAAAAATACCATTGCCGGTTTAA
- the tilS gene encoding tRNA lysidine(34) synthetase TilS, whose product MIENKFIKCIKDFNLIEKNEKVLIAISGGVDSVVLTHLFVKFKNYLNISEIVLAHLNHKLRGKDSYEDELFCINLAKNLGLKIYTKRLDIRKISKQEKSSIEEIGRRERYKFLNYIAKKLNIEKIATAHHLSDLAETMILWFIQGNRKGLKGFRPKEKNIIRPMLYIKKEEIENYAKENNIDYRLDITNLSTEYLRNRIRHNIIPALKDINKNLENSLFRLSYFLDLDEQFLEEESDKLMNIFSDIKLDLKQLKIYPKAILYRFFQKWIYQNTGIYPSYLQIYQILNILEKSGTKKIKLDKETEIIKEYDFLYLKKVEKAEKFYYQLKIGDEIFIKEHNFYIKSFKTESIDIDKMKDEKRVVCFDIDEENPIFEIRTRQEGDRFLPFGKKTEKKLKDILIDMKIPKTVREKIPILVYNNKILWIIGYKRSGYFPVKENSKNVICFEIKEV is encoded by the coding sequence ATGATTGAAAATAAATTTATTAAATGTATAAAAGATTTTAATCTTATAGAAAAAAATGAGAAAGTTCTAATAGCAATATCCGGTGGTGTTGATTCTGTTGTATTAACCCATTTATTTGTAAAATTCAAAAACTATCTAAATATATCAGAGATAGTATTAGCCCATCTAAATCATAAATTAAGAGGAAAGGATTCTTATGAAGATGAGCTATTTTGTATCAATCTTGCTAAAAATTTAGGCTTAAAAATATATACAAAACGCTTAGATATAAGAAAAATATCAAAACAAGAAAAAAGCTCTATTGAAGAGATTGGGAGAAGAGAAAGATATAAATTTTTAAATTATATAGCAAAAAAATTAAATATAGAAAAAATAGCCACTGCACATCATCTATCTGATTTAGCAGAAACAATGATTTTATGGTTTATTCAAGGAAACAGAAAAGGTTTAAAAGGCTTTCGTCCCAAAGAAAAAAATATAATTAGACCGATGTTATATATAAAAAAAGAAGAGATAGAAAATTATGCAAAAGAAAACAATATAGATTACAGATTAGATATAACAAATTTATCAACAGAATATCTGAGAAATAGAATAAGACATAACATAATTCCAGCTTTAAAAGATATAAATAAAAATCTTGAAAATTCTTTATTTAGATTATCTTATTTTTTAGATTTAGATGAACAATTTTTAGAAGAAGAAAGTGATAAATTGATGAATATATTTAGCGATATAAAATTAGATTTAAAACAGTTAAAAATTTATCCAAAAGCAATTTTATATAGATTTTTCCAAAAATGGATTTATCAAAATACCGGTATATATCCATCTTATTTACAGATTTATCAAATTTTAAATATATTAGAAAAATCCGGAACAAAAAAAATAAAATTGGATAAAGAGACAGAGATTATAAAAGAATATGATTTTCTTTATTTAAAAAAAGTTGAAAAAGCAGAAAAGTTTTATTATCAGTTAAAAATAGGTGATGAAATATTTATAAAAGAGCATAATTTTTATATAAAATCTTTTAAAACAGAGAGTATTGATATTGATAAAATGAAAGATGAAAAAAGAGTTGTATGTTTTGATATAGATGAAGAAAATCCGATTTTTGAAATAAGAACAAGACAGGAAGGAGATAGATTTTTACCTTTTGGTAAAAAAACAGAAAAGAAGCTAAAAGATATATTGATAGATATGAAAATCCCTAAAACTGTAAGGGAAAAAATACCTATTTTGGTATATAATAATAAAATACTATGGATTATTGGTTATAAAAGGTCAGGATATTTTCCGGTTAAAGAAAATTCTAAAAATGTTATATGTTTTGAAATAAAGGAGGTTTGA
- a CDS encoding Tim44 domain-containing protein encodes MFKKLAVLSIFLIFFLSFSDSFARVGGGKSSGFRSYNSYQFKKQTPSQLQQNRLEQERLKQSSQPVYTQKPSFFSNPIFKWLIGGMIFGALLSWLMGHGFQIGTPGLLEILLIAGIIFLLFKIFTRKREEVAYEPNISPNQYYQTEQETITSYINEELIKNLTKNIFISLQEAWSKGDLTPVKNYLTDRMYNYLNNQLNQLKQKGLRNIVENININNIQVVHVEEEGDNKVVIVEIDADMIDYIIDQNGNIVEGSKDIPTNVKEYWAFVGKALNWKLDDIKQIND; translated from the coding sequence ATGTTTAAAAAATTAGCAGTTTTATCAATTTTTTTAATCTTTTTCCTTTCATTTTCTGATTCTTTTGCAAGAGTAGGTGGCGGAAAATCATCAGGATTTAGAAGTTATAACAGTTATCAATTTAAAAAACAAACACCGTCTCAACTTCAACAAAACAGATTGGAGCAAGAGAGATTAAAACAATCTTCTCAACCGGTTTATACCCAAAAACCTTCATTTTTTAGTAATCCTATATTTAAATGGTTGATTGGAGGTATGATTTTCGGAGCTTTATTATCTTGGTTAATGGGACATGGATTTCAAATCGGAACACCCGGATTATTGGAGATATTATTAATAGCCGGTATAATATTTTTACTTTTTAAAATATTTACAAGAAAAAGAGAAGAAGTTGCTTACGAACCGAATATTTCACCAAATCAATATTATCAAACAGAGCAAGAAACAATAACAAGTTATATAAATGAAGAATTAATAAAAAATTTAACAAAGAATATATTTATCTCTTTACAAGAAGCCTGGTCAAAAGGAGATTTAACACCGGTAAAAAATTATCTCACAGATAGAATGTATAACTATCTAAATAATCAATTAAATCAGCTAAAACAAAAAGGTTTAAGAAATATCGTTGAAAATATCAATATAAATAATATTCAAGTAGTTCATGTAGAAGAAGAAGGAGATAATAAAGTAGTAATTGTAGAGATAGATGCAGATATGATTGATTATATAATAGACCAAAATGGAAATATTGTAGAAGGCTCAAAAGATATACCTACTAATGTTAAGGAATATTGGGCATTTGTAGGAAAAGCTCTCAATTGGAAGTTAGATGATATAAAACAAATAAATGATTGA
- the rpsT gene encoding 30S ribosomal protein S20 — MAKATLSPEKQKHKRKVKKNVRQAEKRRLQNRYHISRMKTAFKKFNEVLKKEGAEAAAKLLPLCQKLAMKAAAKGAIHKNEASRRISRAALKLKKALQNQQAA; from the coding sequence ATGGCAAAAGCAACTTTATCACCGGAAAAACAAAAGCACAAGAGAAAAGTAAAAAAGAATGTTAGACAAGCTGAAAAAAGAAGATTACAAAATAGATATCATATTTCCAGAATGAAAACAGCTTTTAAGAAATTTAATGAAGTTCTCAAAAAAGAAGGAGCTGAAGCAGCTGCTAAATTATTACCTCTTTGCCAAAAATTAGCTATGAAAGCTGCAGCAAAAGGTGCTATTCATAAAAACGAAGCTTCAAGAAGAATAAGCAGAGCAGCTTTAAAACTTAAAAAAGCTTTACAAAATCAACAAGCTGCATAA